From a region of the Saccharomyces paradoxus chromosome IV, complete sequence genome:
- the HSP31 gene encoding glutathione-independent methylglyoxalase (Methylglyoxalase that converts methylglyoxal to D-lactate~similar to YDR533C): MTTKKVLLALTSYNDVFYSDGAKTGVFVIEALHPFNSFKKEGFEVDFVSETGKFGWDEHSLVKDFLNGQDKVDFENKDSDFNKTLAKIKTPKEVNADDYQIFFASAGHGTLFDYPKAKDLQDIASEIYANGGVVAAVCHGPAIFDGLTNKETGRPLVEGKSITGFTDVGETILGVDSILKAKNLATVEDIAKKYGAKYLAPVGPWDDYSITDGRLVTGVNPASAHSTAVRSINALEN; this comes from the coding sequence ATGAccacaaaaaaagttttactAGCTCTTACCTCATATAATGATGTATTCTACAGTGACGGCGCCAAAACGGGTGTCTTTGTTATAGAAGCTTTACATCCCTTCAACtcattcaagaaagaaggttTTGAAGTCGATTTTGTATCCGAAACTGGCAAATTTGGTTGGGATGAACATTCCTTAGTCAAGGATTTTCTAAATGGTCAAGACAAAGTGGACTTTGAGAACAAAGACTCCGACTTCAATAAGACATTGGCTAAAATCAAGACACCAAAAGAGGTAAACGCCGACgattatcaaattttttttgcatctGCCGGTCATGGTACTTTATTTGACTATCCAAAGGCAAAAGACTTGCAGGACATTGCTTCTGAAATTTATGCTAACGGTGGTGTTGTCGCAGCTGTTTGTCACGGTCCTGCTATTTTTGATGGGTTaacaaacaaagaaacaGGGAGACCATTGGTTGAAGGCAAATCCATCACTGGTTTTACTGATGTTGGTGAAACCATTTTGGGTGTTGATAGTATTTTGAAAGCTAAGAACTTGGCAACTGTTGAAGACATCGCTAAAAAATATGGAGCTAAATATCTAGCTCCTGTTGGCCCTTGGGATGATTATTCCATCACTGACGGAAGATTGGTAACAGGTGTGAATCCAGCCTCTGCCCATTCCACAGCTGTGAGATCCATCAACGCCCTAGAGAACTGA
- the FIT1 gene encoding Fit1p (Mannoprotein that is incorporated into the cell wall~similar to YDR534C): MRFSSALALSAITVAALGESITTTITATKNGHVYTKTVTQDATFVWTGEGERAPAATSAVTSAVSSAANSAVSSAAEPSADEGSGSSITTTITATKNGHVYTKTVTQDATFVWTGEGGRAPAATSAVTSAAITSAAEPSASAEGTTTDEGSGSSITTTITATKNGHVYTKTVTQDATFVWTGEGERAPAATSAATSAVTSAVTSAAITSAAEPSASAEGTTTDEGSGSSITTTITATKNGHVYTKTVTQDATFVWTGEGERAPASTAVISGTSTLETSSSAPEISSAETSSAVQTSSTAEMSSTETSSAVQTSSTAEMSSTAEMSSTETSSAVQTSSTAEMSSTAEMSSTETSSAATISSALQSSASYTRASSAVSKISSTSKASSAVSKISSASKASSAVEASTTTSSKSSITTVVTATKNGQARTKSVTQDAEFVHTGEGSNGGASGSFASSKAISSIPKVPTTTVETLTNGKSSTTAQVVNYTGAADSIAAGTGLMGAALAAVIFL; the protein is encoded by the coding sequence ATGAGATTTTCTTCCGCCTTAGCACTATCTGCTATTACCGTTGCCGCCCTGGGCGAGAGTATTACTACTACTATCACAGCCACCAAAAATGGACACGTCTACACCAAGACCGTCACTCAAGACGCCACTTTTGTATGGACTGGCGAAGGTGAACGTGCTCCTGCTGCTACCTCTGCTGTAACTTCTGCTGTATCTTCCGCTGCTAACTCTGCTGTATCTTCCGCTGCCGAACCTTCAGCCGATGAAGGTTCTGGTTCGAGCATAACTACTACCATCACAGCCACCAAAAATGGACACGTCTACACCAAGACCGTCACTCAAGACGCCACTTTTGTATGGACTGGTGAAGGTGGACGTGCTCCTGCTGCTACTTCTGCTGTAACTTCTGCTGCTATAACTTCTGCTGCAGAGCCTTCCGCTTCTGCAGAGGGTACCACTACTGATGAAGGTTCTGGTTCGAGTATAACTACCACCATCACAGCCACCAAAAATGGACACGTCTACACCAAGACCGTCACTCAAGACGCTACTTTTGTATGGACTGGTGAAGGTGAACGTGCTCCTGCTGCTACCTCTGCTGCTACCTCTGCTGTAACTTCTGCTGTAACTTCTGCTGCTATAACTTCTGCTGCAGAGCCTTCCGCTTCTGCAGAGGGTACCACTACTGATGAAGGTTCTGGTTCGAGTATAACTACCACCATCACAGCCACCAAAAATGGACACGTCTACACCAAGACCGTCACTCAAGACGCTACTTTCGTATGGACTGGTGAAGGTGAACGTGCTCCTGCTTCCACCGCTGTAATTTCCGGTACTTCTACTCTTGagacttcttcttctgctcCTGAGATTTCTTCTGCTGAGACTTCTTCTGCTGTTCAGACTTCTTCTACTGCTGAGATGTCTTCTACTGAGACCTCTTCTGCTGTTCAGACTTCTTCTACTGCTGAGATGTCTTCTACTGCTGAGATGTCTTCTACTGAGACCTCTTCTGCTGTTCAGACTTCTTCTACTGCTGAGATGTCTTCTACTGCTGAGATGTCTTCTACTGAGACCTCTTCTGCTGCAACAATCTCTTCTGCTCTCCAAAGTTCGGCTTCTTATACGAGGGCTTCTTCCGctgtttcaaaaatctctTCTACTTCTAAAGCTTCATCTGctgtttcaaaaatctcATCTGCTTCCAAAGCTTCTTCTGCTGTCGAAGCATCTACAACGACATCCTCTAAGTCAAGTATCACTACTGTCGTTACTGCTACTAAAAATGGGCAGGCTCGCACAAAGAGCGTAACCCAGGATGCTGAGTTTGTTCATACTGGTGAAGGTAGCAACGGTGGGGCATCGGGTTCCTTTGCAAGCTCAAAAGCTATTTCTTCTATTCCAAAAGTTCCAACCACCACCGTCGAGACTTTGACAAATGGTAAGTCATCCACCACCGCTCAAGTCGTGAATTACACCGGTGCGGCTGATTCCATCGCTGCTGGTACGGGTTTGATGGGCGCTGCGCTCGCTGCTGTTATCTTTTTGTAG